Proteins from a single region of Thunnus albacares chromosome 14, fThuAlb1.1, whole genome shotgun sequence:
- the dnajc12 gene encoding dnaJ homolog subfamily C member 12 encodes MEAVLNCKPEDLEDYYGLLGCDELSSNEQILNEYKIRALACHPDKHLDNPRAVVDFQKLQEAKEVLCNEAKRKNYDLWKRSGVTIPFRDWQALNDSVKTSMHWAVRSKKEPMLEAPEAETPVTSQAEDLHCEQEAPEIPSYEAMPSSSDYCHRRFRWAADSPSNLLQKFRNYEI; translated from the exons ATGGAGGCTGTTTTGAACTGCAAACCAGAGGACTTGGAGGATTACTACGGGTTACTGGGATGTGATGAATTATCGTCG AATGAACAGATTCTCAATGAATACAAGATCAGAGCCTTGGCTTGTCACCCAGACAAACATCTAGACAACCCGAGAGCAG tGGTAGACTTTCAAAAGCTACAAGAAGCCAAAGAGGTTTTATGCAATGAGgccaaaagaaaaaactatGACCTTTGGAAAAGAAGTGGAGTCACTATTCCATTCCGTGACTGGCAAGCCTTGAATGACTCTGTAAAAACC TCAATGCACTGGGCTGTGAGAAGTAAAAAGGAACCAATGTTGGAGGCCCCAGAAGCAGAAACCCCAGTCACCTCTCAAGCAGAGGACCTTCACTGTGAGCAGGAAGCACCAGAGATCCCCTCATATGAAGCCATGCCATCCTCAA GTGATTACTGCCATCGGCGTTTCCGCTGGGCTGCTGACTCACCATCCAATCTACTGCAGAAGTTCAGAAATTATGAGATTTAA